A genomic window from Caballeronia sp. SBC1 includes:
- a CDS encoding aldose epimerase family protein — translation MTISSAHWGDLADGTPVDLHTLSHDNGLRVSVTNLGAALVSWFAPDRDGHLADILLGHDTPAAYTTGTAYMGAIVGRWANRIADARFSLDGVEYQLEANQPPNSLHGGFQGFSHKLWQARHTEDALVLTLESPAGDSGFPGALTVQVTYTFSDAGALTIIYDAFTDAPTPLNLTNHAYFNLSGVDSTTIDDHEIELAADQFFAIDEHTIPTKLEDVADTPFDFRTAAPLGPRLHTRDNEQVTLAGGGIDHCFVLRTEAPVTELPEMRRVAAVYHPGSGRELIVSTTERGLVFYTSNNLEGVPGKHGLTYHKHGALCLEAGGFPNQINMDDAEDVVLRPNERYRQITRYAMRVR, via the coding sequence ATGACAATTTCAAGCGCCCACTGGGGCGATCTCGCCGACGGCACGCCCGTCGATCTTCACACGCTCAGCCACGACAACGGCTTGCGGGTATCGGTGACAAATCTGGGCGCGGCCCTCGTCTCATGGTTCGCGCCGGATCGCGACGGCCATCTCGCGGATATCCTCCTCGGCCACGACACCCCCGCCGCTTACACCACCGGCACCGCTTACATGGGCGCGATCGTCGGGCGCTGGGCGAACCGCATTGCGGACGCACGCTTTTCCCTGGATGGCGTGGAGTATCAGCTCGAAGCCAATCAGCCGCCGAACTCACTGCACGGCGGCTTCCAGGGCTTCAGCCACAAGCTGTGGCAAGCGCGGCATACCGAGGACGCGTTGGTCCTCACGCTGGAATCGCCCGCTGGTGATAGCGGTTTTCCCGGCGCGCTCACCGTTCAGGTGACGTACACGTTCAGCGACGCGGGCGCACTCACGATCATCTACGATGCCTTCACGGATGCTCCCACGCCGCTCAATCTCACGAACCACGCGTACTTCAACTTGTCGGGCGTGGACTCGACGACTATTGATGACCACGAGATCGAGCTTGCCGCCGATCAGTTTTTTGCCATCGACGAACACACGATCCCGACCAAGCTGGAAGACGTTGCCGATACCCCGTTCGACTTCCGTACTGCTGCGCCTCTCGGACCGCGTCTCCATACCCGCGACAACGAGCAAGTGACGCTGGCGGGCGGCGGGATTGACCATTGTTTTGTGTTGCGCACTGAAGCGCCGGTCACCGAACTGCCGGAAATGCGGCGTGTCGCGGCCGTTTATCATCCGGGCAGCGGACGCGAACTGATTGTCTCGACCACCGAGCGCGGTTTGGTGTTCTACACCAGCAACAATCTTGAAGGCGTGCCGGGCAAGCATGGTCTGACCTATCACAAGCACGGCGCGCTCTGTCTCGAAGCGGGCGGCTTTCCAAATCAGATCAATATGGATGACGCGGAAGATGTCGTGTTGCGCCCCAACGAGCGATATAGGCAAATCACGCGCTACGCCATGCGTGTAAGGTAA
- a CDS encoding FadR/GntR family transcriptional regulator, which translates to MPFQPVHSYTRTRIADVVSDQIRALIASGALTPGQRLPAERDLAEQLNVSRPSLREALIRLESDGFIQAAARSGFVVSDVTAPLVSAPLAALLSQHPTASADVLELRHGLESLATGYAAERATAGDLVRITEAFNALKTAAIEPKRTRIAEHDAAFHLAIADATHNLALAHVMHGLQELVRESMLTSHRLVDYDNDVEANLLAQHQAIFDAILARDPLRAREAAGTHLDYVSQLYRDRLLRLPKPETTRHPAKTAKTAKSQNPETTP; encoded by the coding sequence ATGCCTTTTCAACCCGTCCATTCCTACACCCGCACGCGCATTGCTGACGTCGTCTCCGACCAGATCCGGGCGTTGATCGCGAGCGGTGCATTAACGCCCGGGCAACGTCTCCCCGCCGAACGCGATCTCGCGGAACAACTCAACGTCTCGCGTCCCTCGTTGCGTGAAGCGCTGATCCGGCTGGAATCGGATGGATTTATCCAGGCTGCCGCGCGCAGCGGCTTTGTTGTATCGGATGTCACCGCCCCGCTCGTATCCGCGCCGCTCGCCGCTCTGCTAAGCCAGCATCCGACCGCCAGCGCGGACGTCCTGGAACTCCGCCACGGCCTCGAATCCCTTGCAACGGGCTACGCGGCTGAACGCGCGACCGCAGGCGATCTGGTGCGTATCACCGAAGCGTTCAACGCACTCAAAACCGCCGCCATCGAGCCAAAACGCACGCGCATTGCGGAACACGACGCGGCGTTCCATCTCGCCATCGCCGATGCCACCCACAACCTCGCCCTCGCCCACGTGATGCACGGCCTGCAAGAACTCGTGCGCGAATCAATGCTGACGTCGCATAGGCTGGTGGATTACGACAACGACGTGGAAGCGAACTTGCTGGCGCAACATCAAGCCATCTTCGATGCCATCCTCGCCCGCGACCCGCTGCGCGCCCGCGAAGCTGCTGGCACTCACTTGGACTACGTCAGCCAGCTTTATCGCGACCGCTTACTCCGCTTACCCAAGCCGGAAACAACCCGCCATCCTGCTAAAACTGCAAAAACCGCAAAAAGCCAGAATCCGGAGACCACGCCATGA